A genomic window from Leuconostoc kimchii IMSNU 11154 includes:
- a CDS encoding MarR family transcriptional regulator: protein MSENLKTIRELADELGVSKQRIQQIIAKLSPSKTPNKDGNRYVLNARDVKNIKESMGFENDQSPTSESTNRLVDYDVYLDVINSIKEKDEQIKSLLDVQKQTQNLLDQQQRLALQDKKLLEEYKAEIKDLKSLAMPIREDEKDVSPQSETEPAEAQAKPKKWWQFKKRGQKND from the coding sequence ATGAGTGAAAATTTAAAAACAATTCGAGAACTTGCAGATGAATTGGGAGTTTCAAAGCAACGAATTCAACAAATAATCGCCAAATTATCGCCAAGTAAAACGCCAAATAAGGATGGCAATAGATATGTTTTGAACGCTCGAGATGTTAAAAACATAAAGGAATCTATGGGTTTTGAAAATGACCAGTCACCAACAAGTGAATCGACAAATAGACTTGTCGATTATGATGTTTACTTAGATGTGATAAATTCGATAAAAGAAAAAGATGAACAGATAAAAAGTTTATTAGACGTTCAAAAACAAACACAAAATCTTCTGGATCAGCAACAACGATTGGCTTTGCAAGACAAAAAACTATTAGAAGAGTACAAAGCAGAAATCAAAGATTTGAAATCCTTAGCGATGCCGATTCGTGAGGATGAAAAAGATGTGTCACCCCAAAGTGAAACAGAACCAGCAGAAGCGCAAGCTAAACCTAAAAAGTGGTGGCAATTTAAAAAACGAGGGCAAAAAAATGATTGA